GCCGTGGCGACGGGACGACTTCCTGGACCTGGTGGTCGCGGAGCAGGCCCGCCGGCAGCGGGCGCAGCCGCCGGGCAGCCCGCAGGTGTACGACCGTTCGCCGCTGTGCACCCTGGCCCTGGCGCGTCATCAGGGTCGCGCGGTCACGCCGGCGCTCGCCGCCGAGGTGGCGCGGATCCGTCGTGACGGCATCTACCAGCGGCAGGTCTTTCTCGTCCAGCCGTTGGGCTTCGTCACCCGCACGGCGGCCCGGCGGATCGGTGTGGCCGAGGCGCTGGCCTTCGGCCGGCTGCACGAGCAGGTCTACCGGGAGCACGGCCACGAGCTGGTCGTGGTGCCGCCGGGTCCGGTGGGTGAGCGGGTGGACCTGATCGAGGAGCACCTGCGCCGCTGGGCGGCCCCACCCGTCCCGGGAGAGGGCCCCGACCAGGTTCACTTTACATAATGTGCATTATCGAATCTCGGGTTGGATGCTTGATGGGCTGCCGGAACGCGCGATGCGACGGGATCGGTGTCGCTCCCAGGCTTCCTCACAGAGTCAGATCGGGCCGCACCGTTCCGGTGCGGTTTCAGTCCGC
The Micromonospora sp. R77 DNA segment above includes these coding regions:
- a CDS encoding AAA family ATPase, with translation MSGVRVQRYVLTGAPGAGKTTILAQLRRRGRQVVAEAATDVIADRQAAGCDEPWRRDDFLDLVVAEQARRQRAQPPGSPQVYDRSPLCTLALARHQGRAVTPALAAEVARIRRDGIYQRQVFLVQPLGFVTRTAARRIGVAEALAFGRLHEQVYREHGHELVVVPPGPVGERVDLIEEHLRRWAAPPVPGEGPDQVHFT